One Homo sapiens chromosome 3, GRCh38.p14 Primary Assembly genomic window carries:
- the MLF1 gene encoding myeloid leukemia factor 1 isoform 7 (isoform 7 is encoded by transcript variant 7), whose translation MTPSSRELREPGVRGRAGIKHTDVSSFQTMDQMVSNMRNYMQKLERNFGQLSVDPNGHSFCSSSVMTYSKIGDEPPKVFQASTQTRRAPGGIKETRKAMRDSDSGLEKMAIGHHIHDRAHVIKKSKNKKTGDEEVNQEFINMNESDAHAFDEEWQSEVLKYKPGRHNLGNTRMRSVGHENPGSRELKRREKPQQSPAIEHGRRSNVLGDKLHIKGSSVKSNKK comes from the exons CATACAGATGTCAGCTCTTTCCAGACAATGGACCAAATGGTGTCAAATATGAGAAACTATATGcagaaattagaaagaaacttC GGTCAACTTTCAGTGGATCCAAATGGACATTCATTTTGTTCTTCCTCAGTTATGACTTATTCCAAAATAGGAGATGAACCGCCAAAGGTTTTTCAGGCCTCAACTCAAACTCGTCGAGCTCCAGGAGGA ataaagGAAACCAGGAAAGCAATGAGAGATTCTGACAGTGGACTAGAAAAAATGGCTATTGGTCATCATATCCATGACCGAGCTcatgtcattaaaaagtcaaagaacaaGAAGACTGGAGATGAAGAGGTCAACCAGGAGTTCATCAATATGAATGAAA GTGATGCTCATGCTTTTGATGAGGAGTGGCAAAGTGAGGTTTTGAAGTACAAACCAGGACGACACAATCTAGGAAACACTAGAATGAGAAGTGTTGGCCATGAGAATCCTGGCTCCCGAGAACTTAAAAGAAG GGAGAAACCTCAACAAAGTCCAGCCATTGAACATGGAAGGAGATCAAATGTTTTGGGGGACAAACTCCACATCAAAGGCTCATCTgtgaaaagcaacaaaaaataa
- the MLF1 gene encoding myeloid leukemia factor 1 isoform 8 (isoform 8 is encoded by transcript variant 8) — protein MDQMVSNMRNYMQKLERNFGQLSVDPNGHSFCSSSVMTYSKIGDEPPKVFQASTQTRRAPGGIKETRKAMRDSDSGLEKMAIGHHIHDRAHVIKKSKNKKTGDEEVNQEFINMNESDAHAFDEEWQSEVLKYKPGRHNLGNTRMRSVGHENPGSRELKRREKPQQSPAIEHGRRSNVLGDKLHIKGSSVKSNKK, from the exons ATGGACCAAATGGTGTCAAATATGAGAAACTATATGcagaaattagaaagaaacttC GGTCAACTTTCAGTGGATCCAAATGGACATTCATTTTGTTCTTCCTCAGTTATGACTTATTCCAAAATAGGAGATGAACCGCCAAAGGTTTTTCAGGCCTCAACTCAAACTCGTCGAGCTCCAGGAGGA ataaagGAAACCAGGAAAGCAATGAGAGATTCTGACAGTGGACTAGAAAAAATGGCTATTGGTCATCATATCCATGACCGAGCTcatgtcattaaaaagtcaaagaacaaGAAGACTGGAGATGAAGAGGTCAACCAGGAGTTCATCAATATGAATGAAA GTGATGCTCATGCTTTTGATGAGGAGTGGCAAAGTGAGGTTTTGAAGTACAAACCAGGACGACACAATCTAGGAAACACTAGAATGAGAAGTGTTGGCCATGAGAATCCTGGCTCCCGAGAACTTAAAAGAAG GGAGAAACCTCAACAAAGTCCAGCCATTGAACATGGAAGGAGATCAAATGTTTTGGGGGACAAACTCCACATCAAAGGCTCATCTgtgaaaagcaacaaaaaataa